One window of Centropristis striata isolate RG_2023a ecotype Rhode Island chromosome 23, C.striata_1.0, whole genome shotgun sequence genomic DNA carries:
- the chpf2 gene encoding chondroitin sulfate glucuronyltransferase, giving the protein MRLSSFLAVFRPALPLILGLSLGCSLSLLMVSWTQGDTDDSCGDEVGNGRFSMGRGDAQRDSRDGAGEEDFQPRIVPYHKDPNKSHKKVLRTRYIHTELGIRERLLVGVLTSRATLNTLAVAVNRTVAHRFHRTFFFTGLRSPKVPHGMTVVAHGDDRPVWLMYETVRHLHQHYGSDYDWFLLAQDDTYMQADRLSELVGHLSAGQDLYMGRAEEFIGGEEKARYCHGGYGYLLSRSLLARLQPHLDTCRNDILSVRPDEWLGRCIIDYLGLSCVEVYQEMTYRYFELGKNADPEREDSLQFKNAFTVHPISEPNLMYRLHKRFSQIELEWTYLQIQQLQVQINNLSELTPEGKAGVTWPIGINPPFKPRTRFEVINWEYFTEEHIYSCIDSSPKCEMRGADRADVSAVLEIAVERLNERYQPQLRFRKRRLLNGYRRFDPTRGMEYVLDLALEAYTQKGHSQVIAKRVKLLRPLSAVEIIPMPYVTEATRVQVILPVTAQDQDFVGNFLDMYVMNTLDTHDNVLLTFLFIYDPFDAQRVSQTDVFAGIKAMIGEVEKRYGDVKIPWISVKTEVPSQVKLMDIISKKHPVDTLFFLAGVWTEVNADFLNRCRMNAISNWQVFFPIHFQEYSPAVMYRDQQPSAASSSFASESLRDGHFDRHVFDEACFYNADYMTARTKMAADILDNEELLESMDVYDIFVRYSGLHVFRAVEPALIQKYVRRACNPRFSEDIYHRCVLSNLEGLGSRSHLAMALFEQEQANST; this is encoded by the exons ATGCGGCTCTCCTCTTTTTTGGCCGTGTTCAGGCCTGCTTTACCCCTTATCCTCGGGTTGTCTCTGGGATGTAGTCTGAGCCTTTTGATGGTGTCCTGGACACAAGGGGATACCGATGACTCCTGTGGAGATGAAGTGGGCAATGGGAGGTTTTCCATGGGCAGAGGAGATGCCCAGAGAGACTCTAGGGATGGAGCTGGAGAGGAAGACTTCCAGCCACGTATCGTGCCCTATCACAAGGACCCAAACAAGTCACACAAGAAAGTCCTCAG AACTCGCTATATTCACACTGAACTGGGCATCAGAGAGCGACTGCTGGTGGGTGTACTGACCTCTCGGGCCACCCTCAACACGCTGGCCGTGGCGGTGAATCGCACAGTTGCCCACCGCTTCCATCGCACATTCTTCTTCACCGGACTGCGAAGCCCTAAAGTGCCTCACGGCATGACTGTGGTAGCCCACGGTGACGACCgtcctgtgtggctgatgtaCGAGACAGTGCGTCACCTCCATCAGCACTACGGCTCTGACTACGACTGGTTCCTCTTAGCCCAGGATGATACCTACATGCAAGCAGATCGCCTGTCAGAGCTGGTGGGCCACCTCAGTGCAGGTCAGGACCTGTATATGGGCAGGGCGGAGGAGTTTATTGGTGGAGAAGAGAAGGCACGTTATTGCCACGGGGGCTACGGTTACCTGCTGTCCCGCAGTCTGCTGGCACGTCTGCAGCCTCACCTCGACACCTGCCGTAATGACATCCTCAGTGTGAGACCTGATGAGTGGCTGGGCCGCTGCATTATTGACTACCTGGGGCTCAGCTGTGTGGAGGTGTACCAG GAGATGACCTATCGTTACTTTGAACTGGGGAAAAATGCAGATCCAGAGCGTGAAGATAGCTTACAGTTTAAAAATGCCTTCACAGTGCATCCTATATCAGAACCAAACCTCATGTACCGCCTTCACAAACGCTTCAGCCAGATTGAGCTGGAGTGGACTTACCTACAGATACAGCAGCTGCAG GTGCAGATCAACAACCTGAGTGAGCTGACGCCAGAGGGCAAAGCTGGAGTCACATGGCCTATAGGAATCAACCCTCCCTTCAAACCACGAACACGTTTTGAGGTCATAAACTGGGAGTATTTCACTGAGGAGCATATTTACTCGTGCATTGACAGCTCCCCCAAGTGTGAGATGAGAGGGGCCGACCGTGCGGATGTAAGTGCAGTTCTGGAGATTGCAGTGGAGCGTCTAAATGAACGCTACCAGCCACAGCTACGCTTTCGCAAGCGGCGTCTTCTCAACGGTTACCGCCGATTTGACCCCACACGTGGAATGGAGTACGTGCTGGACCTTGCGCTGGAGGCCTACACCCAGAAAGGCCACAGTCAAGTCATCGCCAAACGGGTTAAGTTGTTGCGACCTCTAAGTGCGGTTGAAATTATCCCGATGCCCTATGTGACCGAGGCAACACGGGTGCAGGTCATCCTGCCTGTCACCGCGCAGGATCAGGACTTTGTCGGTAACTTCCTCGACATGTATGTGATGAACACTTTGGACACACATGACAATGTTTTACTCACGTTCTTGTTCATCTACGatccctttgatgcacaacgaGTCAGCCAGACTGATGTGTTTGCCGGCATTAAGGCCATGATCGGAGAGGTGGAGAAGCGCTACGGGGACGTGAAGATCCCCTGGATCAGCGTGAAGACGGAGGTGCCCTCGCAGGTCAAGCTGATGGACATCATCTCTAAAAAGCACCCAGTGGACACGCTGTTTTTCCTGGCTGGCGTGTGGACGGAGGTCAACGCCGACTTCCTGAACCGCTGCAGAATGAACGCCATCAGCAACTGGCAGGTGTTCTTCCCCATCCACTTCCAAGAGTACAGCCCCGCTGTCATGTACCGCGACCAGCAGCCCTCCgccgcctcctcctcttttGCTTCCGAGTCGCTGCGAGACGGCCACTTCGACCGCCACGTCTTCGACGAGGCCTGCTTTTACAACGCAGACTACATGACCGCACGGACCAAAATGGCAGCAGACATCCTGGACAACGAGGAGCTGCTGGAGAGCATGGACGTGTACGACATATTCGTCCGTTACTCGGGCTTACATGTGTTCAGAGCTGTAGAGCCGGCGCTGATCCAGAAATACGTGCGGCGAGCGTGCAACCCGCGGTTCAGTGAGGATATCTACCACCGATGCGTCCTCAGCAACCTGGAGGGTCTGGGGTCACGCTCACATCTAGCTATGGCTCTTTTTGAACAGGAACAGGCCAACAGCACCTAG